In Neisseria perflava, the DNA window CTCTTGCTGATGTTCGGTTTGAGCCGTGAGAACATTGCCAAAGAAGTGAAGAAAAAAGAAGAAGTGGTAGTTTAAACCTGCAATAATTCGATAAAGGCCGTCTGAAAATTGATTGAATCAGTTTTCAGACGGCCTTTTGTATTTAAATTTCAAAATGTTTTATTTTGATGAAATCAGAGGGGATAAATGTGAAAGAAAAAGAAAAAATATGGACGATATAATTTTGTGATGAATCAAGTTTATTGTCTGATATTCCCTTAATTGCTTGTCAGTCCTAATATTTTAAAACATAATACTTTTGCCCCCGATGCTGGAGTTTTACTACAAGTACATGATTTGCAAAAAATCTGTCGGGAGTGCAGACCCTGCCAATCAACCTCAAAAAAGGAAGGCCAAGAATGAAAGTAACCAGTTTCGGCGAAGTGCTGTGGGACGATTTTCCAAACGGAAAGGTATTGGGTGGCGCACCCTTGAATGTTGCTGTCCGTTTGCAGTCTTTGGGTATCGATGCTGCCATCATCAGCCGTCGCGGCGATGATGCCGATGGCGAAGAATTGCTACGTCAAATTCAAAGTAAAAACGTCAATACTGATTATTTGCAGGTTTGTCACGAATGTGCGACCAGCTTGGTGAAAGTACACTTGGACAAGTCTGGCAGTGCGTCTTATGAGATTGTTTATCCTTGCGCGTGGGACAGGATTGCGGTTAATGATGCGGCAATCAAACGTGTAGCAGAATCAGATGCTTTCGTTTTTGGCAGCTTGGCAACCCGCGATGAAGTTTCGCGTAAAAGCTTGGCGGTTTTGCTGAAAGAAGCCAAATTCAAAATTTTTGACGTTAATCTGCGTAAGCCTCATTACGATATTGACCGCTTGCTTGA includes these proteins:
- a CDS encoding carbohydrate kinase family protein, with the translated sequence MKVTSFGEVLWDDFPNGKVLGGAPLNVAVRLQSLGIDAAIISRRGDDADGEELLRQIQSKNVNTDYLQVCHECATSLVKVHLDKSGSASYEIVYPCAWDRIAVNDAAIKRVAESDAFVFGSLATRDEVSRKSLAVLLKEAKFKIFDVNLRKPHYDIDRLLETMKQSDMVKLNDDELYELAAAYGSPYHSIEQNISYLVELTGVKILCVTLGSHGAVLYKDGELYRHCGFRVKVVDTVGSGDSFLGGLTYKLLNNAPPQEAIAFACALGALVASRHGATADISLEEVEAFMNPA